From a region of the Rhinolophus sinicus isolate RSC01 linkage group LG04, ASM3656204v1, whole genome shotgun sequence genome:
- the LOC109460164 gene encoding protocadherin-8, whose product MSPVRRRGSPCLFPLQLFSLCWVLSVAQSKTVRYSTFEEDAPGTVIGTLAEDLHMKVSGDTSFRLMKQFNSSLLRVREGDGQLTVGDAGLDRERLCGQAPQCVLAFDVVSFSQEQFRLVHVEVEVRDVNDHAPHFPRAQIPVEVSEGAAVGTRIPLEVPVDEDVGANGLQSVRLAEPHSPFRVELQTRADGAQCADLVLLQELDRESQAAYSLELVAQDGGRPPRSATAALSVRVLDANDHSPAFPQGAVAEVELAEDAPVGSLLLDLDAADPDEGPNGDVVFSFGARTPPEARRLFRLDPRSGRLTLAGPVDYERQDTYELDVRAQDRGPGPRAATCKVIVRIRDVNDNAPDIAITPLAAPGAPAASPFAAAAAAAALGGADATSAIGPGTPEAGAISLVPEGAARESLVALVSTSDRDSGANGQVRCALYGHEHFRLQPAYAGSYLVVTAASLDRERIAEYNLTLVAEDRGAPPLRTVRPYTVRVGDENDNAPLFTRPVYEVSVRENNPPGSYLATVAARDPDLGRNGQVTYRLLEAEVGRSGGAVSTYVSVDPATGAIYALRSFDYETLRQLDVRIQAGDGGSPQLSSSALVQVRVLDQNDHAPVLVHPAPANGSLEVAVPGRTSRDTAVARVQARDADEGANGELAFDLLQQEPREAFAIGRRTGEIVLTGDLSQEPPGRVFRALLVITDGGRPPLSTTATVSFVVTAGGGRGPVAPASAGSPERSRPPGSRLAASRPALQWDTPLIVIIVLAGSCTLLLAAIIAIATTCNRRKKEVRKGGPRREERPGAAGGGASAPGSPEEAARGAGPRPNMFDVLTFPGSGKAPFGSPAADAPPPAVAAAEVPGSEGGSATGESSCHFEGQQRLRGAHAEPYGASPGFRKEPAPPVAVWKGHSFNTISGREAEKFSGKDSGKGDSDFNDSDSDISGDALKKDLINHMQSGLWACTAECKILGHSDRCWSPSCGGPNTHPSPHPPAQMSTFCKSTSLPRDPLRRDNYYQAQLPKTVGLQSVYEKVLHRDYDRTVTLLSPPRPGRLPDLQEIGVPLYQSSPGRYLSPKKEANENV is encoded by the exons ATGAGTCCAGTGAGGCGCAGGGGCAGCCCCTGCCTTTTTCCCTTGCAGCTCTTCAGCCTCTGCTGGGTGCTGTCAGTGGCCCAGAGCAAGACAGTGCGATACAGCACCTTCGAGGAGGACGCCCCCGGCACAGTCATCGGGACCCTAGCTGAGGACCTGCATATGAAAGTGTCCGGAGACACAAGCTTCCGCCTGATGAAGCAGTTCAACAGCTCGCTGCTCCGGGTGCGCGAGGGCGACGGGCAGCTGACCGTCGGGGACGCGGGCCTGGACAGAGAGCGGCTGTGCGGGCAGGCCCCACAGTGCGTGCTGGCCTTCGACGTGGTCAGCTTCTCGCAGGAGCAGTTCCGGCTGGTGCACgtggaggtggaggtgagggACGTCAACGACCACGCGCCGCACTTCCCCCGGGCCCAGATCCCGGTGGAGGTGTCCGAGGGCGCGGCCGTAGGCACGCGCATCCCCCTGGAGGTGCCGGTGGACGAGGACGTGGGCGCCAACGGGCTGCAGAGTGTGCGCCTGGCCGAGCCGCACAGCCCCTTCCGCGTAGAGCTGCAGACGCGCGCAGACGGCGCCCAGTGCGCTGACCTGGTGCTGCTGCAGGAGCTGGACCGCGAGAGCCAGGCCGCCTACAGCCTGGAGCTGGTGGCCCAGGACGGCGGCCGCCCACCGCGCTCTGCCACAGCCGCCCTCAGCGTGCGCGTGCTTGACGCCAACGACCACAGCCCGGCCTTCCCGCAGGGCGCGGTGGCGGAGGTGGAGCTGGCTGAGGACGCGCCCGTGGGCTCGCTGCTGCTCGATCTGGACGCCGCCGACCCCGACGAGGGTCCCAATGGCGACGTGGTGTTCTCCTTTGGCGCCCGCACCCCGCCAGAGGCGCGCCGCCTCTTCCGTCTCGACCCGCGTTCGGGCCGCCTCACCCTGGCCGGACCCGTGGACTACGAGCGTCAGGACACCTACGAGCTGGACGTGCGGGCGCAGGACCGTGGCCCTGGGCCCCGCGCCGCCACCTGCAAGGTCATCGTGCGTATCCGAGACGTCAATGACAACGCGCCGGACATCGCTATCACCCCTCTAGCTGCCCCGGGCGCGCCTGCCGCCTCGCCCTtcgccgctgccgctgccgccgctgcTCTCGGTGGAGCGGACGCGACCTCGGCGATTGGGCCCGGGACGCCAGAGGCCGGTGCCATCTCTCTGGTACCAGAGGGGGCGGCGCGAGAGAGCTTGGTGGCGCTCGTCAGCACCTCGGACAGGGACTCCGGCGCCAACGGGCAGGTGCGCTGCGCCCTCTACGGGCACGAGCATTTCCGGCTGCAGCCGGCCTACGCCGGCAGCTACCTGGTGGTGACTGCCGCATCCTTGGACCGCGAGCGCATCGCCGAGTACAACCTGACGCTGGTGGCCGAGGACCGCGGTGCGCCCCCGCTACGCACTGTGCGGCCGTACACGGTGCGCGTGGGCGACGAGAACGACAACGCTCCGCTCTTCACGCGACCGGTCTACGAGGTGTCGGTGCGAGAGAACAACCCGCCTGGCTCCTACTTGGCCACGGTGGCTGCCCGGGACCCGGACCTGGGCCGTAACGGCCAGGTCACCTACCGGCTGCTGGAGGCCGAGGTGGGCCGCTCCGGGGGCGCAGTGTCCACTTATGTCTCAGTGGACCCGGCTACCGGAGCCATTTACGCGCTGCGCAGCTTCGACTACGAGACGCTGCGCCAGCTGGACGTGCGCATCCAGGCTGGCGACGGCGGCTCCCCTCAGCTCTCCAGCAGCGCCCTCGTGCAAGTGCGAGTGCTGGACCAGAACGACCACGCACCGGTCCTGGTGCACCCGGCGCCGGCCAACGGCTCCCTGGAAGTGGCAGTCCCCGGGCGCACCTCAAGGGACACAGCCGTGGCGCGCGTGCAGGCCCGGGACGCGGACGAAGGCGCCAACGGGGAGCTGGCATTCGACCTCCTGCAGCAGGAGCCGCGAGAAGCCTTCGCCATAGGCCGCCGCACGGGGGAGATCGTGCTCACGGGCGACCTCTCCCAGGAGCCACCGGGCCGAGTGTTCCGGGCTCTGTTGGTCATAACCGACGGCGGCCGTCCCCCGCTCTCCACCACCGCCACCGTCAGCTTCGTGGTGACAGCAGGCGGTGGGCGCGGGCCGGTGGCGCCCGCCAGTGCCGGGAGCCCGGAGCGCTCTCGCCCGCCGGGCTCGCGGCTCGCGGCGTCGAGGCCCGCGCTACAATGGGACACGCCTCTGATCGTCATCATCGTGCTGGCCGGGAGCTGCACGCTGCTGCTGGCCGCCATCATCGCCATCGCCACCACCTGCAATCGCCGCAAGAAGGAGGTGCGCAAAGGGGGGCCCCGCCGGGAAGAGCGGCccggggcggcgggcggcggcgccTCGGCTCCTGGCTCCCCGGAGGAGGCCGCCCGGGGAGCCGGGCCCAGGCCCAACATGTTCGACGTCCTCACCTTCCCTGGCAGCGGCAAAGCGCCCTTTGGCAGCCCCGCGGCCGACGCGCCCCCGCCCGCGGTCGCGGCGGCCGAAGTGCCGGGCTCGGAGGGCGGCAGCGCCACGGGGGAAAGCTCCTGTCACTTCGAGGGGCAGCAGCGACTCCGCGGCGCGCACGCCGAG CCCTACGGTGCCTCTCCCGGCTTCAGAAAGGAGCCTGCGCCCCCTGTGGCGGTGTGGAAAGGACACTCTTTCAACACCATCTCCGGCCGAGAAGCAGAGAAGTTCAGCGGCAAAGATAGTGGCAAAGGGGACAGTGATTTCAACGACAGCGATTCCGACATCAGCGGGGACGCTCTGAAAAAGGATCTCATCAACCACATGCAGAGTG GACTGTGGGCGTGCACTGCTGAGTGTAAGATCCTGGGCCACTCTGACCGCTGCTGGAGCCCGTCCTGCGGAGGGCCCAACACGCATCCCTCGCCTCACCCACCCGCCCAGATGTCGACCTTCTGTAAGAGCACGTCACTGCCTCGCGATCCTCTGCGCAGGGACAATTACTACCAGGCCCAGCTGCCCAAGACAGTGGGGCTGCAGAGCGTCTATGAGAAAGTGCTGCACAGAGACTATGACAGGACAGTcactctgctctcccctcctcgTCCAGGAAGGCTCCCAGACTTGCAGGAGATCGGGGTACCCCTCTACCAGTCCTCCCCTGGCAGGTACCTGTCCCCAAAGAAGGAAGCCAATGAAAATGTGTAA